One Candidatus Methylomirabilota bacterium genomic region harbors:
- a CDS encoding DMT family transporter, translated as MSYVPIDLRGAALALLASLFWGVNPIAIKIGLEDAPPLRLAAIRFLVGGIIILGWAWITGRLAGLRIAREEWRPLSVLGVMLTAQIASMNIATGLTSAAHVAIILNLYAVHFVVLAHFLIPGDRLSLRRLAGVLIAYAGIALLFGREAGGAPTLLGDGIMFLSALLLAERTVYMARAVQTFDPVKILLAQAVIGVVLLFLMSLLFEPGATRWTTRLAGSIAFQGAIVSGFNFVVNLWLLKRYRPSALAAFFLTQPLFGVVAAALFAGDALTLDLLVASAAVAAGIGLTSR; from the coding sequence GTGAGCTACGTCCCGATAGACCTCCGCGGCGCCGCGCTGGCGCTGCTGGCTTCCCTGTTCTGGGGCGTCAACCCCATCGCGATCAAGATCGGGCTCGAGGACGCCCCGCCGCTCCGCCTGGCCGCGATACGCTTCCTCGTCGGGGGCATCATCATCCTCGGATGGGCGTGGATCACCGGCCGCCTGGCCGGCTTGCGGATCGCGCGCGAGGAGTGGCGGCCGCTGAGCGTCCTCGGGGTGATGCTCACCGCCCAGATCGCCTCGATGAACATCGCCACCGGGCTGACCAGCGCCGCCCACGTCGCCATCATCCTGAACCTCTACGCGGTCCACTTCGTCGTTCTCGCCCACTTCCTCATTCCCGGCGATCGGCTGTCCCTGCGGCGGCTGGCCGGCGTGCTGATCGCCTACGCGGGCATCGCCCTGCTCTTCGGCCGCGAGGCGGGCGGCGCCCCCACCCTGCTGGGCGACGGGATCATGTTCCTGAGCGCGCTCCTGCTCGCCGAACGCACCGTCTACATGGCGCGGGCCGTACAGACGTTCGACCCGGTCAAGATCCTGCTGGCCCAGGCGGTCATCGGCGTGGTGCTCCTTTTTCTTATGTCGCTCCTGTTCGAGCCCGGGGCCACGCGGTGGACCACCCGGCTGGCCGGCTCGATCGCCTTCCAGGGCGCGATCGTGTCCGGCTTCAACTTCGTCGTGAACCTCTGGCTGCTCAAGCGCTACCGGCCGAGCGCGCTGGCGGCCTTCTTCCTGACCCAGCCGCTCTTCGGCGTCGTCGCCGCCGCGCTCTTCGCCGGCGACGCCCTCACCCTCGATCTGCTCGTCGCCAGCGCCGCCGTCGCCGCCGGCATCGGGCTCACGAGCCGGTGA